A genomic region of Peromyscus eremicus chromosome 19, PerEre_H2_v1, whole genome shotgun sequence contains the following coding sequences:
- the LOC131896065 gene encoding interferon-inducible GTPase 1-like — MGQLFSSSKDEHYKDLASSFAEYFKNFKTGNKIISQETIASIELSLTQGNLQGANTSITDALKKNDSSPLNVAVTGESGAGKSTLINALRGVGHEDEDAAEIGVVETTMKRHPYKHPNIPNVVIWDLPGIGTTNFPAKDYLEKMKFHEYDFFIIVSATRFKKNDIDLAKAIRMMKKDFYFVRTKVDSDLNNEKEFKPRTFNRENVLQQIRNSCVKTFKENNIEEPPIFLISNRNLSGYDFPILMDKVMNALPVYKRHIFMLSLPNITGIAIERKQQSLKQRIWLEAFTTDLLSTIPSLAHLFMSSDVENLEKSLNFYRTVFGVDDASLQSLAKDWGMSVDQLKAKMKSPNVFETTKKETVQERLSRYYEEFCLANGHLFNKNVYVKELYYLKLYFVDMVTDDANALLKEICSRNNLVSD; from the coding sequence ATGGGTCAGCTGTTCTCTTCATCTAAGGATGAACACTACAAAGATTTGGCCTCCAGCTTtgctgaatattttaaaaattttaagacaggAAACAAAATCATTTCTCAGGAAACCATAGCTTCAATTGAGTTAAGCCTGACACAAGGAAACTTACAGGGGGCAAACACTTCAATCActgatgcattaaaaaaaaatgacagtagcCCACTCAATGTTGCTGTGACCGGGGAGTCTGGAGCAGGGAAATCTACCCTGATCAATGCCCTGAGAGGAGTTGGACATGAAGATGAAGATGCAGCTGAAATTGGAGTGGTGGAAACAACCATGAAGAGACATCCATACAAACACCCCAATATTCCCaatgtggttatttgggacctGCCTGGGATTGGAACCACAAATTTCCCAGCAAAAGATTATCTGGAGAAAATGAAATTCCATGAGTATGACTTCTTCATTATTGTTTCTGCCACACGCTTTAAGAAAAATGATATAGACCTTGCCAAAGCAATCCGCATGATGAAGAAGGATTTCTACTTTGTAAGAACCAAGGTGGACTCTGACTTAAACAATGAAAAGGAATTCAAACCACGCACCTTTAACAGAGAAAATGTCCTGCAGCAGATCCGCAACAGCTGTGTGAAAACGTTTAAGGAGAATAACATTGAAGAACCACCAATCTTCTTGATCTCTAACAGAAATTTGTCTGGTTATGATTTCCCAATCCTGATGGACAAGGTTATGAATGCTCTCCCTGTATACAAACGACACATTTTTATGCTTTCCTTGCCTAATATTACAGGTATAGCCATTGAAAGGAAGCAACAATCCCTGAAGCAGAGGATTTGGCTGGAAGCCTTTACAACTGACCTCCTGAGTaccattccttcactggcccACCTCTTCATGAGCAGTGATGTGGAGAATCTTGAGAAAAGCCTGAACTTCTATCGAACTGTGTTTGGAGTGGATGATGCATCCTTGCAGAGTTTGGCTAAGGACTGGGGAATGTCAGTGGATCAGCTCAAGGCAAAGATGAAATCTCCTAATGTGTTCGAGACTACAAAGAAAGAAACCGTACAAGAAAGGCTTTCAAGATATTATGAGGAGTTCTGTTTGGCTAATGGGCATTTGTTTAATAAGAATGTTTATGTTAAGGAATTATAttacctaaaattatattttgttgaCATGGTGACAGATGATGCTAATGCTCTTCTCAAAGAGATATGTTCAAGAAACAACTTGGTTTCTGATTAG